In one Bacillus rossius redtenbacheri isolate Brsri chromosome 11, Brsri_v3, whole genome shotgun sequence genomic region, the following are encoded:
- the LOC134536934 gene encoding mitochondrial translation release factor in rescue, with product MLTRCAANFLHGLCPCRWLAASESSRALSSRAKHTLDYSRVPKVNEEDLEEKFVRGSGPGGQAVNKTNNCVVLMHKPSGVVVKCHQSRCQDENRRLAHDLLVARLDRLQNGDLSVEGQLRAAELRKASEQARRQRRLREMKAKWREREGLGSPDRDRTP from the exons ATGTTGACCCGTTGCGCTGCAAACTTTCTGCACGGCCTGTGTCCGTGTCGATGGCTGGCGGCAAGCGAGAGCAGCCGAGCACTCTCGTCGAGAGCAAAGCACACGCTGGACTACTCTAGGGTGCCCAAAGTGAACGAAGAAGACTTGGAGGAGAAATTTGTGAGGGGCAGTGGCCCAGGAGGTCAGGCTGTCAATAAGACCAACAACTGCGTGGTCTTGATGCATAAGCCCTCAG GAGTTGTGGTCAAGTGCCACCAGTCTCGCTGCCAGGACGAGAATCGCCGGCTGGCCCACGATCTCCTGGTGGCGAGGCTGGACCGGCTGCAGAACGGAGATCTCAGCGTCGAGGGCCAGCTCCGCGCCGCGGAGCTCCGGAAGGCCAGCGAGCAAGCGCGCAGGCAGCGCAGACTGAGGGAGATGAAGGCCAagtggagagagagggagggactCGGGTCGCCCGACCGTGACCGAACGCCGTGA